One Hordeum vulgare subsp. vulgare chromosome 4H, MorexV3_pseudomolecules_assembly, whole genome shotgun sequence DNA window includes the following coding sequences:
- the LOC123447226 gene encoding cytochrome P450 711A1-like produces MEGAGAAPVWGQPPSFPAMLFTVAAMAAGALAVLYFYAPSWRLRRVPGPLAYGLVGHLPLLDKHGSQAFGVLAKKYGPIYRFYMGRQPLVVLADPELCREAGIKKFKSITDRSVPVTIASSPIHYKSLLFTKGSTWQAMRNVIISIYQPSHLASLIPAIQPYIERAGSLFCPGEEITFSDVSIRLFTDVIGQAAFGVDFGLTKDADDAEKIIHDAPRDFIQKHLYATTSLKMDTSGSLSMLVGTFLPALQKPLRKLMLSVPGSMDRRMDDTNSALSGELDVIVAERAAQADRGQKNFLSVLLNGIDTSDAMRKLFTPDYVSALTYEHLLAGSGTMSFTLSSLVYLVSTHPEVEEKLLQEIDAFGPKDVVPDADDLRTKFTYLEQVLKETMRYFPGSPVVSREATADVEIGGYLLPKGTWVWLATAVLGRDPEQFPEPEAFRPERFDPESEECKRRHPYAYIPFGIGPRACPGQKFAFQQLKLTLIHLYRRYVFRHSPRMESPLKLQFSIVTNFKNGVKLQVLERNN; encoded by the exons ATGGAGGGGGCGGGAGCAGCACCAGTGTGGGGCCAGCCGCCATCGTTCCCGGCGATGCTGTTCACGGTGGCGGCCATGGCCGCCGGCGCGTTAGCCGTACTGTACTTCTACGCGCCGTCGTGGCGCCTGCGCAGGGTCCCCGGGCCCCTCGCCTACGGCCTCGTCGGCCACCTGCCGCTGCTGGACAAGCATGGCTCTCAGGCGTTCGGCGTCCTCGCGAAGAAATACGGGCCCATCTATAG GTTTTACATGGGCAGGCAGCCGCTGGTGGTGCTCGCGGACCCGGAGCTGTGCAGGGAGGCCGGCATCAAGAAGTTCAAGAGTATCACCGACAGGAGCGTGCCGGTCACCATCGCTAGCTCGCCCATCCACTACAAGAGCCTCCTCTTCACCAA AGGCTCGACATGGCAAGCCATGCGGAACGTGATCATCTCCATCTACCAGCCGTCGCACCTGGCGAGCCTCATCCCGGCGATCCAGCCATACATCGAGCGGGCGGGTAGCCTGTTCTGCCCCGGCGAGGAGATCACCTTCTCCGACGTCTCCATCAGGCTCTTCACCGACGTCATCGGCCAGGCCGCCTTCGGCGTCGACTTCGGGCTCACCAAGGACGCCGACGACGCCGAGAAGATCATCCACGACGCGCCCCGCGACTTCATCCAGAAGCACCTCTACGCCACCACGTCCCTCAAGATGGACACGTCGGGCTCGCTGTCCATGCTCGTCGGCACCTTCCTGCCGGCGCTCCAGAAGCCGCTGCGGAAGCTGATGCTGAGCGTGCCGGGATCCATGGACCGGCGGATGGACGACACCAACTCGGCCCTCAGCGGCGAGCTCGACGTTATCGTGGCGGAGCGGGCGGCGCAGGCCGACAGGGGCCAGAAGAACTTCCTCTCCGTGCTCCTCAACGGCATCGACACCAGCGACGCCATGAGGAAGCTCTTCACGCCGGACTACGTCAGCGCGCTCACCTACGAGCACCTGCTCGCCGGCTCCGGCACCATGTCCTTCACGCTGTCGAGCCTGGTGTACCTCGTGTCCACGCAcccggaggtggaggagaagctgCTGCAGGAGATCGACGCGTTCGGGCCCAAGGACGTGGTGCCCGACGCCGACGACCTccgcaccaagttcacctacctggaGCAGGTCCTGAAGGAGACCATGCGATACTTCCCCGGCTCCCCGGTGGTCTCAAGGGAGGCAACCGCCGACGTCGAGATCGGAGGCTACCTCCTGCCCAAGGGGACGTGGGTGTGGCTGGCGACGGCGGTGCTGGGGAGGGACCCGGAGCAGTTCCCGGAGCCCGAAGCGTTCCGGCCGGAGCGGTTTGACCCGGAGAGCGAGGAGTGCAAGAGGAGGCACCCCTATGCCTACATCCCCTTCGGCATCGGCCCACGGGCGTGCCCCGGCCAGAAGTTCGCGTTCCAGCAGCTCAAGCTCACCCTCATCCACCTCTACCGCCGCTACGTCTTCAGGCACTCGCCCAGAATGGAGTCCCCCCTGAAGCTGCAGTTCTCCATCGTCACCAACTTTAAGAACGGTGTCAAGCTCCAGGTCCTTGAAAGGAACAACTAA